ggACCAAAAGGCTGCCCCCAACAGGGGGAAGAGGATAAATATTTTCAGATGTGCAGGAAAATGctattgttgacatggttgttgtcaACAATGCAATAAAACTGCGGGAGATTCAAGATAGAGTGCTGGCTGATAATGatatatttgaaaatgttaattctgtcagcacaacaactattgctcgagtcctaaagaaacaccaagttacaatgaaacagttatacactgtaccgttagagagaaacagtgaacgggtaaaagagcaaagataccaatatgtccaggtaagacgtctgaggttacgtacacagctatacaaaatatttacagtaaaaaaaaacactagcatttctacagtaaaactgtacactgtttttcagagagtaatggacgtggaagcactggaaagaccacattcatttgtatttatcgatgaagctggatttaaccttgccaaaacacgacgcagaggaaggaatgttataggtcaaagggccactgtggaggttccaggccaaagggggggaaatatcaccatgtgttctgcaatggccaatgatggtttgcttctcaacacaccactcattggcccatacaacacagaaaggcttatagctttcctagaacagctctatgctcagctagtgccagcagaacagggggagccagtaagaaacccccaagtttttgtcatagtttgcgataacgttgcttttcaccactcagcacatcacagatttatggttttgtacctgcctgcatattcacccttcctcaacccaatagaggagtttttctctgcctggaggtggaaagtgtttggtcaccacccacaagaccaaatgtctcttttggaagccatgcgtgccggatgtgaggacacgagtccagaggactgccagggatggataaggcactccagaaggttcttccccaggtgcatggcaagagaaaacattagatgtgatgttgaagaaaacctgtggcctgatgctagagagaggcaggattagcccctcaattatttgtttgaattacagtatgtacttttagtttctaccttttttttctcattactgtaattttgtaaattactacagactattgaagcaaactgctaattttcatttaccttaaagaattgttatgttctaaaaaatgtaataaatcatgtgaaagaacgtcactcttttctttgaagaaaatattactttgtatgaagtcactgaaattgttcaaactgtaaagatgaaaagtttgtattttctgtattggtgtttgatgctagtgtttttactctcagtgtgttctgagtgacagtgtgtgttatctcagtgagggttgtcatagtgtttggctgcactgagcgtgttttgagccatgtgttaagagttgtgttgcttggaatgagttttgcaggtgatgtgaactgtttagctcaggtgactgttggtagtgcagactgtagttagagttttgcacatgtgactccagttgtgcccactgtcatttagcaatcgaaaaaaacTGTAAGGGGATACTGCGTGATACTGGCACTTCTGACGttttctacttccccagagtcagataaactCGTGGATACCATGCTAATGTCTCTACatgcagtatgaaggaagttggaAGTAGATTCTCAAGCCAATCCttactagcattagcgcaatgactagAAGTCTACAGGTACAGTAGCATCTGTAGTCTTCCATCTGATGACACGCCTCTGCTCTAACATAGTTCATACAACGATTAGTATAGCTGTTTATCATTATTGTAAAATAGTGTTTACTCCAGTATGTCATCCTTAATGGTGTTTGGtcacaggggtgtgtgtgtgtgtgcgtgcgtgcgtgcgtgcgtgcgtgcgtgtgtgtgtgcgcgcgatgGGGAGGGAGAGCCTGGCACGATGATGTGCCTGCAAGGTTGGAGACTGTGCGTCACAGACTGTGTCCTCGGCTTCCCcatcccactcacacacacacacatacacatgcacacactctccCCACTACACACAGTCTTAGACCTCCTTATCGAAGCGTTCCACTCACTTCCCGGTAAACATCCTGAGCTGTCGGCAAGTGCCTTTGCCCCCCTTCCCCGTCCTTCaccctctccttgtttctctaCGTCTCTCTGGAGGTCTGGGTCAGACAATGCCATTGTGTTGGGCTCCAGTGTTGTCAGTGCTGTATTTgggtgtatgtatatgtgtgctcCACACAGTAACGTTACAGTAAGCTTGTTTCTGACAGTGTTCTACGCTCTGGTCCGTGTTCAGTGCTAAGTTCTTCGTctgttatttgtgtgtgtgttctgacggCATCTCTGATCTGTGTGTGAAGGTTCCCAGGAGTCGGACAGTTCTCAGACAGCTAAGAAAGACATGCTGGCAGCACTGAGGGCCAGGCAGGAGGCTCTGGAAGAGACACTCAAACAGAGACTAGAGGAACTCAAGGACATCTGTATCAGAGAGgcggtaagacacacacacacacacaaacacagacacaaacatacactacatgtacactcacacacacacatcaatgatTAATGATCAATATAATGtatttctgtccctccctctctaggaGTTGACAGGGAAGCTTCCTAAGGAGTATCCATTAGATCCAGGGGAGGAGCCTCCGACAGTCAGGAGGAAGATTGGCCCCGCCTTCAAACAGGACGAACACAAGATCAAGCCGAAAAGAGAGGTCAGAGAATACACTCAAACTGGTACTTTTGTAAATCCACATGAGAGCCAACTGTTTCCAGTGGTTCCATTCAGTTCAAGTAAATGGGAGGAGTTGTATTTGTCTCCCAGTATAGATACACTTCCTCATGAACCTGGAGTGATGTAATAGATATGGTTAAGACTTGGGGATGGAGAACTGATCCTAGATGATTGGTTGAAGCAGAAGAGTCACTGGGGCAGTGACTAAACCAGCAGTCTGGAATGTCTTAGATCTGGTTTGAAGTCATCCtcaatccctctttctccctgttcttCTATTTGTGCCGTAATATACTTTCCACTGCTACAGGGCTGACTAAAAATAGCCTGTCTGTTCCTTACCACAGGAAGTGGTtatagtgggagagaaagaaagtgtgtgcaagcgagcgtacatgtgtgtgtgtgtgtgtcttggatTGTATGCATTGAAACTGATCCAGTGGTAAAGTATTAGGAAACCGCCAGGCAAGCAGAAAGATGTCTCAGATTGTACACTAGTCAATCCTTATTACCTcagaacgaacacacacacacacacacacacacacacacacacacacacacacacacacacacacacacacacacacacacacacacacacacacacacacacacacacacacacacacacacacacacacacacacacacacacacacacacacacacacacacacacacacacacacacacagaggtcatTCTGGGATGTAGAGATTGTTAGTGAGAGGGATCCCTCTCACTAGGTAGTCTTGGGAGATGTTGACCTAACCCAAAACATCACTACTCTCTCTCCTAAGGGAAGTGTGTGCGAGTGCCTGCGTGCATGTGTGAAACAGGCCTACTGTTCTGTTTTTCTGAGGTGAGGTGAGGGTTaagggggagtgggggggtgTTCTGAGCTGAGGTGAGCTGGGGGTGTTTTAGGGGTTCTCAATGGAGATGAGACAGGACTCggaaagaaagggggaggaaggaagatAGATGATTTCCTCATTGTGTTTTTCCAGGCCTGGGAACATGCTTTAGGTTACTACTGGTGGACGTGGACGGGAGTTACTCATGTCTGAGTGTGTCAtagcctgtgtgtttgtttctctttGTGCACACagttatgtgtttgtgtgtacacgtgtgtcaCAATTCCTAACccttgcatctctctctctctctcaccaggaGGAAGAACTAGAGCGTCTAGAGAGGGAGTTTGCCATCCAATCACAGATCACGGAGGCTGCGAGGCGGTTGGCCAGCGATCCGCACGTGAGCAGTAAGAAGCTGAGGAAACAGAGGAAGACGTCGTACCTGAACGCACTGAGGAAACTCCAGGAGATAGAGAACGCCATCAACGAACACCGTGTCCGCTCTGGGAAGAAACCCACGCAACGCGCTTCGCTTATCATAGAGGGTGAGACTACACACATGCTGAGAGAATCGCTTATACGAACCACAGCGCGTAACAAACAGGGTGAGaccaggcacacatacacaacatcAAAAATTCACAtacaccatacatacacacacactcaaacacactcacacagtcacacacacacagctagaagTGCTCATAAACATTCATTTAAACACCTACCTAACCCCAACCAATGCCATAGTAAGAgtgttttcctctgttctctaCCACAGAGGCCAACATTGGCTCAGAGGACAGCTCTCTGTCTGACGCTCTGGTCCTAGACGACGGTATGtttacctctctatctctctctctctctctctctctctctctctctctctctctctctctctctctctctctctctctctctctctctctgtcactctctctctctctctctctctctctctctctctctctctctctctctgtcactctctctctctctctctctctctctctctctctctctctctctctctctctctctgccggacactctggtcctctctctctctctctctctctctctctctctctctctctctctgtctctctctctctctctgtctctctgtctctctctctctctctgtcactctctctctctctctctctctctctctctctctctctctctctctctctcgctccctctctctgccggACACTCTGGTCCTAGACGACGGTAtgtttacctccctctctctctctctacaactctctccctcttctctctctctctctctctgccggacACTCTGGTCCTAGACGatggtatgtttctctctctgtctctccctctctctctcgctctctctctccccctcactctctctctctctctgtctctctctctctctctctctctctctctctctctctctctctctgtcggacacTCTGGTCCTAGACGACgggatgtttctctctctctctccctctctctctctctctccctctctctgccggaCACTCTGGTCCTAGATGACGGTGtatttacctccctctctctctcgctctctctacaactctctccctctttctctctctctctctctgccggacACTCTGGTCCTAGACGATGGTatgtttacctctctctctctctgtctctccctctctctctctctctctccctctccctctctctctctctctctctctctctctctctctctctctctctctctctctctctctctctctctctctctctctctctctctctctctctctctctctctctctctctctctctctctctctctctctctctctctctctctgccggacACTCTGGTCCTAGACGACGGTatgtttacctctctctctatctctccctctttctctctctctctctccctctttctctctctctctctctgtcggacacTCTGGTCCtcggacatctctctctctccctctccctctccctcttctctctctctctctctctctctgccggacACTCTGGTCCTAGACGATGGTAtgtttacctccctctctctctgtctctcgctatctctctctctctctccctctttctttctctctctctctctctgtcggacacTCTGGTCCTAGACGACTGGATgtttacctctctttctctctctgttaacCTCACAGTGGAATAAATCTAAAGGTGTCATCATCAACCTTCTAATGGGGTCTAATCAGTGTTCAATCTAACCAatccctcctttcctctttctctgtctcttcagaTGACCCCCAGGTGACAGGGACCCCCACCTTCTCTCCGACAGCATCTCCACAAAAGGGCCTCCCTCCCCGGCCTCCCTCCCACAGCCGGccccctcctccccagtcccTAGAAGGCCTTAGGCACCTGCACTACTCTCGCTCCGAATACGACAAGTCCCCCATCAAACCCAAGATGTGGAGTGAGTCCTCGCTGGACGAACCCTACGAGAGGGTAAAAAAACGCTCCTCACACTCCAGGTGAGAGGTCAACTCTGTTGCCATGACGATAGCTCTATACTTGGGTCATGGGGCATGTGATAGTTGGTTTAACGATAGTAGAATGATTAGAAAATAGCAATAGTAATGTTAAGGTTTTctaagtgctctctctctccctgccagtcACAGGCGGTTCCCCAGCTCTGGTACTTGTGGGGAGGCAGGAGGCAGTAACTCTCTGCAGAGTAGCCCCATCAGGAGCCTTCCTCACTGGAGCGCCCAGTCCAGCATGCCCTCTACCCCTGACCTGAGGACCAGGACCCCTCAATATGTACACTCCACCAGGTAACCGCCAGATAACTTTGGAATAACCTTCAGACAACCGCCACACTACGGTCACCTCACTAGGTCAAAGCCACAACTATACTggaaaatctctctctctatctcccgccctccatctctccctcctttcacCAGGTCTGTGGACATCAGTCCCACCCGTCTGCAAAGCCTGGTTCAGCACTTTAGGAACCGCAGCTCCAGCCTGGAATCTCAGGGCAAGCTGTTGGCCTCCgaccccgacacacacactcacacagacaccctGGGAGCCCTGGGCAGCCCAGACTTCTTCTTGGCCCCAGGGACACGCAGCTCCAACGGCTCGGACCCGCTGGATGACTGTTCGTCCTGTACCTCCCAGAGCAGCTCAGAACACTACTACCCTGGGGGAGCGCCAGGCTCAAACCCTAACTACTCCACCCTGGGAGAGGACTCCCCCTCcaaagccaggcagagacagaggcagaggcacagGTTAGTACAGCAGAGCTGGGTGTGTCCAGGGATTTACTTTGGACTTGTTCATCAATCCTTGGAAGATCTCTGTGGCATGTTATATGTTTAATGtgtatatcctctctctctccaggtctgcAGGTCACCTTGGTTCCTCTAACTCTGGCTCCATGCCCAACCTGGCAGCCAAGAACGGTTCAGGGGGCAGTGGTACGGGGGGAGCAGGGACTGGGTCAGGGCAGCACGGGGTGTACCTCCACAGCCAGAGCCAGCCCTCGTCCCAGTACCGGATTAAAGAGTACCCCCTGTACGTAGAGGGAAGCCCCAACCCGGTGGTGGTGCGCAGCCTGGAGAGTGACCAGGAGGGCCACTACAGCGTCAAGGCCCAGTTCAAAACCTCCAGCTCCTACACAGCCGGGGGGCTCTACAAGGAGACCtgggggggtgaggaggggggagaggggagtggcAGACTCACCCCGTCCCGCTCCCAGATTGTACGGACTCCCTCACTGGggcgagaggggggaggaggggggagggcggTGGTGTCGGACGAGCTGAGGTGTTGGTACCAGCGCTCATCTGGCAGTCTAAAGGAGAGGAGTCACTGTGGCTCCAATGCGTCAGACAGCGGCTCGTTGCAAGGCACTCTGGGACACGGACGAGGCAACAGGGTGGGGATGCTCGCCAAGGGATCGCCAGGTGGGtgacaacacaccacacactcatcACCCTCAGCGGGGTCGCAACAACACAGCTTCCACTTGTGACACGACTTCCGCTTTTGGACATTAACAATGTGATATGGCCTCATAACTCCTCCACAGCCTTTTCTGGATTGGTTGAATAGTGCAGCAGAGGCCCTCTCCCgacagtttttattttattttacaccaGCTACATTAGGTTACACAGACATAGTTTATGTTCAAAGCTAAGTTTGGAGTTTTGACTGGGTTTGCTCAGGCAGTGTTAAGGATAGATGTTACATTTCCTATTATTTAcattcagattatgagactgacacgcTGCCTACTGCGCCAACAAGGCCTGTGTGTGAAGGAGAGGGGCCTCTGTTAAGGAGAGTGTGCGTAAAGTGATCCCGGAACTAAAGGAGCCTGTTTGTCACAGTGGTCACACCCCCACTTTAAGCCCCTTATCTGAGGCATAGCTGGGATTCCGCAACCCCTGACCACCGACCTTTgtctttgtgcgtgtgtgtgtgttttgtgtgtgtgtatgactgtgtgtaactgtgtataactgtgtatctctctgtatagCAGCGTCCCCTCACAGCCAGAGGAGTGTGACTCCCTCCAGTGAACAGGCTGCCACCCCCATACCCCCCAGCAGCCCACAACACATCCTCAACTGGCAGAGCGGGTACGACACTCATACACACaacctatacacacacaaactacatacacatacacacaacctatacacacacaaactacatacacatacacacaccaatacaTCATTGGCAGAGTGAGTTATAACGTGTTTGAGGATGAAGACCAGGCACTCAGGATCCTGCTCCTTTTGGGCCTTTAACCCTGGGTTAAAGGGTAAAAGTTAGAAGCTCTGGCTCCTGTATTACCATTCACAGGACATAATCTGCATCCTATCAAAGCATCTTCAGCTCTGCTTCTCTTTATACCCTCTTTATAACCTCCAACCTACACATAACATCTGCCCTTCTGCAGCACGGTACTCAGTCTAGCTACTGATCACAGGGCTGTCTTGTCTTCCTAAAGGACTTGGACTTGTTCTAACTCTCACCCTCACACTAAATACGCCAGAATGATTTGttaacttctctctttctctttcgctattctctctttttcctcctcaTTCCGTCCCTGttcatctctcaccctctctgtctgtactaacctctctgctgtctgtctgtctgtctgtctgtgtgtttcctgGTTTAGCGGTACAGCAGACAGCTCTCCTACTGAAGACGTGTGTCAGTCTCCCCCTCAGCCCAGCTCTGAAGCATAGaggtactgtctgtctgccaggacTCTGCCAGAACACAGACCTGGAAACACAACAGATAGACcagagaacaacagaacaacaatgTAGAACCATAGACCATAGAACCAAACCTGTCTGAACACGTAGAAACACACCCCATAGAATGAGTCCTGACACAAAGACATAGAAACCTGAACTAGATTAGGGACGTAGAACTAGATCCGCTTgactagatacagtgccttgcagaaGTATTCACTCCccgtggcatttttcctattttgttgcattacaacctataatttaaattgatttttatttggatttcatgtaatggaaatacacaaaatagtccaaattgttgaagtgaaatgaagaaaataacttgtttaaaaaaataaaattaaaacggAAAAGTGGTACATACATATTCAccactttgctatgaagcccctaaataagatcaaccaattaccttcagaatcacatcaatatttaaataaagtccacctgtgtgcaatataagtgtcacatgatctgtcacatgacctcagtatatatacacctgttctaaaaggccccagagtctgcaacaccactaagcaaggggcaccaccaagcaagtggcaccatgaagaccaaggagctctccaaacaggtcagggacaaagttgtggagaagaacagatcagggttgggttatacaaAAATATcccaaactttgaacatcccacagagcaccattaaatccattaaaaatggatggaaagaatatggcaacacaacaaacctgccaagagagggccgcccaccaaaactcacagaccaggcaaggagggaattaatcagagaggcaacaaagagaccaaagataaccctgaaggagctgcaaagctccacagcggagattggagtatctgtccataggaccactttaagatgttcactccacagagctggactttacagaagagtggccaacaaaaataagcaaacatgtttggtgttcgccaaaaggcatgtgggagacttcctctctggtcagatgagactaaaatgtagcttttcagccatcaaggaaaactctatgtctggcgcaaacccaacacctctcaacaCCCCCGAgaccaccatccccacagtgaagtttcccagggactgggaaactggtcagaattgaaggaatgatggatagtGCTAagtacagggaaattcttgagggaaacctgtttcagtcttccagagatttgagactgggacagaggttcaccttccagcaggacaatgacataCTACTAAAgtaacactcaagtggtttaagggaaaacatttaatgtcttggaatggcctagtcaaagcccagacctcaatccaattgagaatctgtggtatgacttaaagattgctgtacaccagcagaacccatccaacttgaaggagctggagcagttttgccttgaacaatgggcaaaaatcccagtggctagatgtgccaagattatagagacataccccaagagacttgcagctgtaattgctgcaaaagttggctctacaaagtattgaattgggggggggggtaaatagttatgcacgctcaagttttctatTTGTTTTGTATTCTTGTAtgttcacaataaaaaatatttagcatcttcaaagtggtaggcatgttgtgtaaatgaactgatacaaacccccccccaaaaaaaatatattttaattccaggttgtaaggcaacaaaataggaaaaatgccaatggGGGTGAATACTTCCGCATGCCACTGTATGTAGAAACAGAACCTGAACTAGATCAGGGGTATAGAAATAGAATCCCTTGTCTAGATTCTAAGTATTGTACCAACTGCTGAGTTGAATAGGGTCTTCCCATTATTAATCCATTCTAATAGCAGGTTTGGGAATGGTGTGTTCTATCTGCTTTGTTTCTATGGCTGTAACTGGACTGCATGTCTGCTGTGTCTGGCTGTCCCTGTTTCTGCCTGTAGCTGCTCTCTACAGTAAACCCTAATCTTCACTACTGTACCCTAATAGAAAAAAAGTCTAGGAAATGTAttatttggttccaggtagaactcttttgggttctatatagaaccctctgtggaaaaagtcatacctggaaccaaaaatgatttctcaaagggttctcctatggggacagctgaagaaccctttaggTTCTAGAAAACACATTTTTTCTAACAGTGTACTGTAGGGCTGActccatttagtcgactggtcgatcatttggtcgataggctgttggtcgactgaGATCTCTTTAGTCGAGCAGtagcaaaacatgtttttttaaatatggtCTACAGGACACCTATCTGATTCACgtctgtctgagtggactgatccattgtggaggccgtgGGGATGGCACAGTACATTACTAAGATGTGCTTCTGAAATTGTATATGGTGGTATTTATGTAAGAACAATGGTGAaacagaaataaaaataatattattttattattttgtgcTTTCTCCCACATTGAATAGTGGTCGCTGTCCGCAGTTCTGAAACACATCAGTGCACTGTTGAATTGGCGCcttttcctagaccatgttgctatgtgcataatagcaaagttaaccagcatattgaGAACAATGCAGCGAAGGCAGCAGCGGAGTTAAGAGAGGAGAAAACAGCCCTTGTCTTAATTGCCTAAGaaaatgaggagagaggaaaccccAACTTAATTAGGTCTCTAATCAACAGCCTATTAAATGTGCCTGGCTATATAAAACATCCATATGCAGtgtgttcagaaagtattcagtccccttgactttttacacattttgttatgttacatccttgttctaaaatgcattaaatagAATTCTACacataataacccataatgacaaaggaaaaacaggttttcagccatttttgctaatttatatatatttttttactgaaatgtcaaatttacataagtattcagaccttttactcagtactttgttgaagcacctttggcagtgattatagccACAAGTTTTCTTGggtacaagcttgacacacctgtatttgtggagtttctctcattcttctctgtagatcctctcaagctctgtcaggttagatggggagcatcgctgcacagttattttcaggtctctccagagatgttcgatcgggttcaagtccgggctctggctgggccactcaaggacattcccgaagtcccgaagccactcctgctttgtctaggctgtgtgcttagggtggttgtcctgttggaaggtaaacctttgccccagtctccGGTCCGgtccaggttttcatcaaggaacactctgtactttgctccgttcatctttccctctatcctgactagtctcgcagtccctgccgctgaaaaacatccccacagcatgatgctgccaccaccatgcttcaccatagggatggtgccaggtttcctcatgTGCAAGTAAAAGGCAcaggcaggctgtcatgtgccttttactgaggagtggcttccgcctggccactctaccataaaggcctgatttgtggagggctgcagagatggttgtcctcctggaaggttctcccatctccacagaggaactctggagctttgtcagagtgaccatccggttcttggtcacctccctgaccaaggcccttctcccccgattgctcagtttggccgggcgggcaGCTCTAGGGAgtgtcttgttggttccaaacttcttccatttaagaatgatagaggaccttcaaagctgcataATAAttgttatccattttagaataaggctagaAGGTAACggaatgtggaaaaggggaaggggtctgaatactttccaaatgcactgtatatttacaGAAATAAGACCGATCCTGCTTCTGTTGccagtgtgagtgtttgtttaatAACCTACTGGTTCCGTGCACACCAAGCCAATCTCACAAATGTGGCTGTTTTTAATCTTTGCTCGGCTGTAATAAAGGCcttacatattttttttaaccttaaaCCAGCCTCTGGtattatttagaatgatttaGTGTATTTTACACTTCCAAATTGTCCAACAAAATATATTCATAATAATAACCCTCCTTTTCCCTTGATttccttgttattgttattgttattattattattatttgtatgttCATCAATACAATAATAAGTAATGTCGTTATCATTAGTAGGCTTAGTATGGCAGCCTTTTATAACCACCATCGAGCTGTAGGCCTGAGAGCACATCCTGTTTAGTCTTAATCCCTTAACTAATTTAGGTCTGTATTTCAATATATAAGCTActgtatcaatcaatcattcattagttaatgtcatcacacagcatacgaGTCATTCATTATGTGAAATGCAATCAAGCTTTTTAgttttaaaatataaaataacaaaGCAACCATTGAATA
This sequence is a window from Oncorhynchus gorbuscha isolate QuinsamMale2020 ecotype Even-year linkage group LG01, OgorEven_v1.0, whole genome shotgun sequence. Protein-coding genes within it:
- the LOC124036285 gene encoding FERM domain-containing protein 4A-like isoform X7, with the translated sequence MVVQGAVTPGRTRRLMLKLPVGTLRRNSGERMTEGRRCQVHLLDDRKLELLVQPKLMAKDLLDLVASHFNLKEKEYFGISYTDETGHFSWLQLDRRVLEHEFPKKSGPIVLYFCVRFYIESISYLKDNATIELFFLNAKSCIYKELIEVDSEVVFELASYILQEAKGDFTSNDVTRSDLKKLPALPTQALKEHPSLAYCEDRVIEHYKKLNGQSRGQAIVNYMSIVESLPTYGVHYYTVKDKQGIPWWLGLSYKGIFQYDYQDKVKPRKVFQWRQLENLYFREKKFSVEVHDPRSRASVTRRTFGHSGIAVHTWYACPALIKSIWAMAISQHQFYLDRKQSKSKIHAARSLSEIAIDLTETGTLKTSKLANMGSKGKIISGSSGSLLSSGSQESDSSQTAKKDMLAALRARQEALEETLKQRLEELKDICIREAELTGKLPKEYPLDPGEEPPTVRRKIGPAFKQDEHKIKPKREEEELERLEREFAIQSQITEAARRLASDPHVSSKKLRKQRKTSYLNALRKLQEIENAINEHRVRSGKKPTQRASLIIEGETTHMLRESLIRTTARNKQEANIGSEDSSLSDALVLDDDDPQVTGTPTFSPTASPQKGLPPRPPSHSRPPPPQSLEGLRHLHYSRSEYDKSPIKPKMWSESSLDEPYERVKKRSSHSSHRRFPSSGTCGEAGGSNSLQSSPIRSLPHWSAQSSMPSTPDLRTRTPQYVHSTRSVDISPTRLQSLVQHFRNRSSSLESQGKLLASDPDTHTHTDTLGALGSPDFFLAPGTRSSNGSDPLDDCSSCTSQSSSEHYYPGGAPGSNPNYSTLGEDSPSKARQRQRQRHRSAGHLGSSNSGSMPNLAAKNGSGGSGTGGAGTGSGQHGVYLHSQSQPSSQYRIKEYPLYVEGSPNPVVVRSLESDQEGHYSVKAQFKTSSSYTAGGLYKETWGGEEGGEGSGRLTPSRSQIVRTPSLGREGGGGGRAVVSDELRCWYQRSSGSLKERSHCGSNASDSGSLQGTLGHGRGNRVGMLAKGSPAASPHSQRSVTPSSEQAATPIPPSSPQHILNWQSGSFNDSCFLSSPLCSELTDVQWYGHDKAKPGTLV
- the LOC124036285 gene encoding FERM domain-containing protein 4A-like isoform X13 is translated as MVVQGAVTPGRTRRLMLKLPVGTLRRNSGERMTEGRRCQVHLLDDRKLELLVQPKLMAKDLLDLVASHFNLKEKEYFGISYTDETGHFSWLQLDRRVLEHEFPKKSGPIVLYFCVRFYIESISYLKDNATIELFFLNAKSCIYKELIEVDSEVVFELASYILQEAKGDFTSNDVTRSDLKKLPALPTQALKEHPSLAYCEDRVIEHYKKLNGQSRGQAIVNYMSIVESLPTYGVHYYTVKDKQGIPWWLGLSYKGIFQYDYQDKVKPRKVFQWRQLENLYFREKKFSVEVHDPRSRASVTRRTFGHSGIAVHTWYACPALIKSIWAMAISQHQFYLDRKQSKSKIHAARSLSEIAIDLTETGTLKTSKLANMGSKGKIISGSSGSLLSSGSQESDSSQTAKKDMLAALRARQEALEETLKQRLEELKDICIREAELTGKLPKEYPLDPGEEPPTVRRKIGPAFKQDEHKIKPKREEEELERLEREFAIQSQITEAARRLASDPHVSSKKLRKQRKTSYLNALRKLQEIENAINEHRVRSGKKPTQRASLIIEEANIGSEDSSLSDALVLDDDDPQVTGTPTFSPTASPQKGLPPRPPSHSRPPPPQSLEGLRHLHYSRSEYDKSPIKPKMWSESSLDEPYERVKKRSSHSSHRRFPSSGTCGEAGGSNSLQSSPIRSLPHWSAQSSMPSTPDLRTRTPQYVHSTRSVDISPTRLQSLVQHFRNRSSSLESQGKLLASDPDTHTHTDTLGALGSPDFFLAPGTRSSNGSDPLDDCSSCTSQSSSEHYYPGGAPGSNPNYSTLGEDSPSKARQRQRQRHRSAGHLGSSNSGSMPNLAAKNGSGGSGTGGAGTGSGQHGVYLHSQSQPSSQYRIKEYPLYVEGSPNPVVVRSLESDQEGHYSVKAQFKTSSSYTAGGLYKETWGGEEGGEGSGRLTPSRSQIVRTPSLGREGGGGGRAVVSDELRCWYQRSSGSLKERSHCGSNASDSGSLQGTLGHGRGNRVGMLAKGSPAASPHSQRSVTPSSEQAATPIPPSSPQHILNWQSGSFNDSCFLSSPLCSELTDVQWYGHDKAKPGTLV